The genomic region AGCATAACCAATGTCAACTGCTGAAATGCCGTTATCAACGAAGTTATCAAATTGAATAATATGGTCGGCGTAATAATCGGAAGGGTGATACTGAAAAACTGACGCGCAACGCCCGCTCCGTCCAAGTCGGCAGCTTCATATAAATCCGCCGGAATGGTTTTGATATTTGCGTAAAAGATGAGCATCATCGTGCCGACCCCGAAGGCACTTGCTAACACAACGGCGACTAATGCCCACGACGGATCTAACAGCCACTTAGGGCCGGAAATACCTATTAAAGACAAAAGATAATTGAAAATGCCGTAATCGGCATTCAACAGCCATCCCCACACAATCGAAACGGCAACACCCGAAATAACGGTGGGGATATAAAAGACTGTTCTAAAAAATTTAACGCCCGCGACCGGCTGAGAAATCAACAGTGCCAAAAACAGCGCGAGGCACATATTCAGCGGCACAAAAATAACGGCATATTTTAATGTAATAAACAGCGAACGGTAA from Treponema vincentii harbors:
- a CDS encoding carbohydrate ABC transporter permease, with the protein product MKKKSVIAPYLFISPWVIGFIVFTAGPLLMSLIMSFFDWSITKPPVFTAFKNYITMFTQDKQFYRSLFITLKYAVIFVPLNMCLALFLALLISQPVAGVKFFRTVFYIPTVISGVAVSIVWGWLLNADYGIFNYLLSLIGISGPKWLLDPSWALVAVVLASAFGVGTMMLIFYANIKTIPADLYEAADLDGAGVARQFFSITLPIITPTILFNLITSLITAFQQLTLVMLLTGGEPLNATYFYGLYVYRNAFKHHRLGYASANAWVMFIIILILTMLVFKSSSAWVFYETEIKKGKRGTVELSGRKT